CCCTGACCACCGCCGAGCAGAAGGCGATCCTGCTGGCCACCGCCTCGAACCTCCGCGACCACACCATCTTCTCGATGGCCCTCGGCACCGGCCTGCGCCTCGCCGAGCTCGTCGGCCTCAACGTCGGCGACGTGTTCAACACGGACGGCACGCCCCGGGTCCGCGTCCGCATCCGCCCCGAGATCGCCAAGGGCGGCCGTGCTACGGACGTATTCCTGCCGGACCGGCTGGTCGTAAAGCTGAGGCGGTTCTGGCGGTGGAAGCGGGACCGCGGCGAGGAT
The sequence above is a segment of the Terriglobia bacterium genome. Coding sequences within it:
- a CDS encoding tyrosine-type recombinase/integrase, with translation MPHLAPPTLTTAEQKAILLATASNLRDHTIFSMALGTGLRLAELVGLNVGDVFNTDGTPRVRVRIRPEIAKGGRATDVFLPDRLVVKLRRFWRWKRDRGED